The following proteins are co-located in the Vigna angularis cultivar LongXiaoDou No.4 chromosome 2, ASM1680809v1, whole genome shotgun sequence genome:
- the LOC108328814 gene encoding E3 ubiquitin-protein ligase RHA2B, translated as MTPLSKLFHKFCAEIIIILASLIIELIILIQKLKSSPRPISTQQYLKFIEKKNPTICYTKGLSKAEQGGAAECRVCLCELEEGEKVRKLQCRHVFHRDCLDKWLQQYWATCPLCRKQVVPEDVVFKHRQHQNQTEGGFDRNHDDNLPYFLSAFRRGNTLHRYF; from the coding sequence ATGACACCTCTCTCAAAGCTCTTTCACAAGTTCTGTGcggaaattataatcatattagCATCCCTGATAATAGAACTTATCATTCTGATTCAGAAACTAAAATCATCGCCACGCCCAATCAGCACCCAGCAATACCTGAAATTCATCGAGAAGAAGAACCCCACGATTTGCTACACGAAGGGGTTGTCGAAGGCGGAACAGGGTGGTGCTGCAGAGTGTAGGGTATGCCTGTGCGAATTGGaggaaggggagaaggtgaGGAAGCTGCAATGCCGTCACGTGTTTCACAGGGATTGTTTGGACAAGTGGTTGCAACAATATTGGGCCACGTGTCCTCTTTGTCGGAAACAAGTGGTGCCGGAAGATGTCGTGTTCAAGCACCGTCAGCATCAGAATCAAACAGAGGGAGGTTTTGATCGGAATCATGATGACAACCTTCCCTACTTTTTATCAGCATTTCGTCGTGGCAACACTCTGCACAGATATTTCTGA
- the LOC108328128 gene encoding short-chain dehydrogenase RED1, with translation MEDDRTPKPVVIITGCSTGGIGHALACAFAEKKCRVVATSRSRSSMAELEDDHRFLLEELDVQSDESVRRVVDAVVETYGRIDVLVNNAGIQCVAPLAEVPLSAVQNSFDTNVFGSLRMVQAVVPHMATRKKGKIVNIGSVAALASGPWSGTYTASKAALHALTDTLRLELGHFGIDVVNVLPGAIKSNIGDSAIASYNRMPEWKLFKPFEAAIRDRAYFSQKSKSTPTDEFARNTVAAILKEKPPAWFTYGHYSTVMAIMYHLPISVRDFILKKAMKC, from the exons atggaagatgaTCGTACTCCAAAACCAGTAGTTATCATCACAGGATGTTCCACGGGAGGGATAGGCCACGCGCTTGCGTGCGCGTTCGCGGAGAAGAAGTGCAGGGTGGTGGCGACGAGTAGGTCGCGGTCGAGCATGGCGGAGCTGGAAGACGACCACAGATTTTTGTTGGAAGAGTTGGATGTTCAGTCCGATGAGAGCGTGCGCAGAGTGGTTGACGCAGTTGTCGAAACGTACGGTCGCATCGACGTGCTCGTTAACAACGCAGGTATTCAGTGCGTGGCTCCACTTGCCGAGGTTCCTCTCTCTGCCGTCCAAAACTCTTTCGACACCAATGTATTCG GTTCATTGAGAATGGTTCAGGCGGTTGTTCCTCATATGGCAACTAGGAAAAAGGGGAAGATTGTGAATATTGGCAGTGTTGCTGCCTTGGCTTCTGGACCTTGGTCAGGCACTTATACAGCTTCTAAAGCTGCTCTTCATGCTTTGACAGATACATTAAG ATTGGAACTTGGACATTTTGGAATTGATGTTGTGAATGTTCTACCCGGAGCTATCAAATCAAATATTGGAGATTCTGCCATAGCCAGCTACAACCGCATGCCTGAATGGAAATTGTTCAAGCCTTTTGAAGCAGCAATCCGAGACAGAGCTTACTTTTCTCAGAAGTCGAAATCAACTCCCACAGATGAGTTTGCTAGAAACACTGTAGCTGCTATTCTTAAGGAGAAACCGCCGGCATGGTTTACCTATGGACATTACTCTACTGTCATGGCTATCATGTATCATTTACCAATCTCTGTTAgagattttattttgaagaaagcaATGAAATGCTGA